A portion of the Caldilineales bacterium genome contains these proteins:
- a CDS encoding ribokinase, producing MPPTLAVIGSIVIDIMVQTPRLPASGDNIHVPRLLVTPGGKAGNAAVAFARLGGRPHLIGNTGDDLFGHFARQALADEGVALAGVSADPSADTGAGVLLVGPSRDTAFLIAPGANQTLTPTQLEAALRPLLPHLDALLINFEAPEEALLQAVAMARPFGFPLIVDAGPFRPYSPALWRHAAVLTPNQHEAAELSGITIDNDASARAAAAALLAQGPAAVVLKLGERGALVATVEGQALVPAFPIQAVDTAGAGDAFAAGLAWGMCQGWPLLPAVRFANACGAVAASRFGTMPSMPRLDEVERMMG from the coding sequence ATGCCCCCCACCCTGGCCGTCATCGGCTCCATCGTCATCGACATCATGGTGCAGACGCCGCGGCTGCCCGCCAGCGGCGACAACATCCACGTCCCCCGCCTGCTGGTGACGCCCGGCGGCAAAGCCGGCAACGCCGCCGTCGCCTTTGCCCGGCTGGGCGGCCGCCCCCACCTGATCGGCAACACCGGCGACGACCTCTTCGGCCACTTTGCCCGGCAAGCGTTGGCCGATGAGGGCGTGGCCCTGGCCGGGGTGAGCGCCGACCCCAGCGCCGATACCGGGGCCGGGGTGCTGCTGGTGGGGCCAAGCCGGGATACGGCCTTCCTCATCGCCCCCGGCGCCAACCAGACCCTCACCCCCACCCAGCTTGAGGCCGCCCTGCGCCCCCTCTTGCCCCATCTCGACGCCCTGCTGATCAATTTCGAGGCCCCCGAAGAGGCGCTCCTGCAGGCGGTGGCGATGGCCCGACCGTTCGGCTTTCCTCTCATCGTCGATGCCGGCCCCTTCCGCCCCTACTCCCCCGCCCTCTGGCGCCATGCCGCCGTCCTCACCCCCAACCAGCACGAGGCCGCCGAATTGAGCGGCATCACCATTGACAACGATGCCAGCGCCCGGGCCGCCGCCGCCGCCCTGCTGGCGCAAGGCCCGGCTGCTGTCGTCCTCAAGCTGGGCGAGCGCGGGGCGCTGGTAGCCACGGTCGAGGGCCAGGCACTCGTCCCCGCCTTCCCCATCCAGGCCGTCGATACGGCCGGGGCCGGCGACGCCTTTGCCGCCGGGCTGGCCTGGGGGATGTGCCAGGGCTGGCCGTTGCTGCCGGCCGTGCGCTTTGCCAATGCCTGCGGCGCCGTGGCTGCCAGCCGTTTTGGCACCATGCCTTCGATGCCGCGCCTGGATGAGGTGGAGCGGATGATGGGGTGA
- a CDS encoding NUDIX hydrolase, giving the protein MKHCPDCGHGLETQILNDLPRRVCPACGFTYWNNPLPVAGAAVIDERGHILLARRAVEPRKGYWNLPAGFFEWGESAEEATRREVREETGLEVEITGYLTSYGAGHSFSPWHSVTYVFYYARPVGGSLTPGDDADDAAFFPPDRLPSAIAFPSNLAALARWQADRQAGAAWALGQGAN; this is encoded by the coding sequence ATGAAACACTGTCCTGATTGCGGTCATGGCCTGGAGACGCAGATACTGAACGATCTGCCGCGGCGCGTGTGCCCGGCCTGCGGCTTCACCTATTGGAACAACCCCCTGCCCGTCGCCGGAGCCGCCGTGATCGATGAACGCGGGCACATCCTGCTGGCGCGGCGGGCGGTGGAGCCGCGCAAGGGCTATTGGAACCTGCCGGCGGGCTTTTTCGAGTGGGGCGAGTCGGCTGAGGAGGCGACGCGGCGCGAGGTGCGCGAGGAGACGGGGCTGGAGGTGGAGATCACCGGCTATCTCACCAGCTATGGGGCCGGGCACAGTTTCTCGCCCTGGCACAGTGTGACCTATGTCTTCTACTATGCCCGGCCGGTGGGCGGAAGCCTGACGCCCGGCGATGACGCCGATGACGCCGCCTTCTTCCCGCCCGACCGCCTCCCGTCCGCGATCGCTTTCCCCTCCAACCTGGCGGCTTTGGCGCGGTGGCAGGCCGACCGGCAGGCGGGCGCAGCCTGGGCGCTGGGGCAAGGTGCCAACTAA
- a CDS encoding aminopeptidase, whose amino-acid sequence MLPNFQQHLQAYAEVIVKIGLNLRSGQRLVITALRTDGAPLETAPLVRAVARTAYQHGARYVDVVWGDDQLRLTRYQSAPPDSFAEYATWHTDLLRQHTDRGDAVLNLTAEDPTLLNSVNPEHLANARRSMLQHAAGYYDNVMRNAMNWLVAGASVPGWAAKVFADAPAEEQVDRLWDAIFRICRVYEPDPIAAWQRHLADLKARSAYLNRKNYSALRFRGPGTDLTVGLVKRHIWMGGSTVARNGVDFTANVPTEEVWTMPHRRQTEGVVRAAMPLNYGGVLIEDFSVEFEHGRVVGFSAGKNEAVLRKLVETDEGSARLGEVALAPQTSPIAQSGRLFFNTLYDENAASHIALGRAYRFNLEGGEAMPLEAALEAGCNTSLEHVDFMIGSAAMDVDGLTEGGAVEAVMRGGVWAFSI is encoded by the coding sequence ATGCTCCCCAACTTCCAACAACACCTGCAAGCCTACGCCGAAGTCATCGTCAAGATCGGCCTCAACCTGCGCTCCGGCCAGCGGCTGGTCATCACCGCGTTGCGCACCGATGGCGCCCCCCTGGAGACGGCGCCGCTGGTGCGAGCCGTAGCCCGGACGGCCTACCAGCACGGCGCCCGTTATGTCGATGTAGTTTGGGGCGACGACCAGCTACGCCTGACCCGTTACCAATCGGCGCCGCCCGATTCGTTCGCCGAATACGCCACCTGGCACACCGACCTCCTGCGCCAGCACACGGATCGCGGGGACGCCGTCCTGAACCTGACGGCCGAGGACCCCACCCTGCTCAACAGCGTCAACCCTGAGCATCTGGCCAACGCCCGCCGCTCGATGCTCCAGCACGCGGCCGGCTATTACGACAACGTCATGCGCAACGCCATGAACTGGCTGGTGGCGGGCGCATCCGTGCCCGGTTGGGCGGCCAAAGTCTTTGCCGATGCGCCGGCCGAGGAGCAGGTGGACCGGCTGTGGGATGCCATCTTCCGCATCTGCCGCGTCTACGAACCCGACCCCATCGCCGCCTGGCAGCGCCATCTGGCCGATCTGAAGGCCCGCAGCGCCTATCTCAACCGCAAGAACTACTCGGCCCTGCGCTTCCGTGGGCCGGGAACCGACCTGACGGTGGGGTTGGTGAAGCGGCACATCTGGATGGGCGGCAGCACCGTGGCCAGGAACGGCGTCGATTTCACCGCCAATGTCCCCACCGAGGAAGTGTGGACGATGCCCCACCGCCGCCAGACCGAGGGTGTGGTGCGGGCGGCCATGCCCCTGAACTACGGCGGCGTCCTGATCGAGGATTTCAGCGTCGAGTTCGAGCACGGCCGGGTCGTGGGCTTCAGCGCCGGCAAAAACGAGGCCGTCCTGCGCAAGCTGGTCGAGACCGACGAAGGCTCGGCCCGCCTGGGCGAGGTGGCCCTGGCCCCGCAGACCTCGCCCATCGCCCAGAGCGGCCGCCTCTTCTTCAACACCCTCTACGACGAAAACGCCGCCAGCCACATTGCCCTGGGCCGGGCCTACCGCTTCAACCTGGAAGGCGGCGAGGCGATGCCCCTGGAGGCCGCGCTCGAAGCGGGCTGCAACACCAGCCTGGAGCACGTCGATTTCATGATCGGCTCGGCGGCGATGGATGTAGACGGGCTGACCGAAGGCGGCGCGGTCGAAGCGGTGATGCGGGGAGGGGTGTGGGCGTTTTCGATCTGA